From the genome of Burkholderiales bacterium:
ATACCGAAATCAAGCGACGCTATCCCTGGGGCAACGCACCGCCCGCCAAGGAACATGCCAATCTTGATGGTTTTGTTTCCGGCCCTTGCTCGGTAAGCAGCTTTTCTCCAGGCGACAGCGGCTGGGGCTGCCGGCAGATGTTTGGCAACGTTTGGGAATGGACTCAGGATTGGTTCCTCCCTTATCCGGGATTTGCAATCGACCCCTACCAGGAATATTCGCAACCGTGGTTCGGCGACCACAAGGTTCTGCGCGGCGGCTGTTTCGCCACGCGCGCGAGGCTGTTGCGCAACACCTGGCGCAACTTCTACACGCCGGACCGGCGCGATGTATTCGCCGGGTTTCGCACCTGCGCGCTCGAGTCCGGTTAACCTCGCGGTGAAGCACATCACTTCGCCAGAAAACGCGCTTTATAAATCGCTGTTAAAACTGGCGCGCTCGTCCCGGGAAAGAAGGAAAACGCGCCAGGCGCTTCTCGACGGCACGCATCTGGTGGGCGCTTATTGTGCGTCCATTGGCGCGCCGCAAACCCTGATCTTGAGCGCCACCGGCCTTGAGCATGAGGAAACCCAGAGCCTGCTGCGGCAAATGCCTGAACTCAAGCCCGTGGTGCTGGCCGACTCTTTGTTCAAGCAGATTTCTCCCGTCACCACACCAACGGGAATCTTAGCCATCATCGAAGTTCTTGAGCGCGTCGTCAAACCGCAGGACACCCGTTTTTGCGTGTTGCTGGAGGAACTGCAGGATGCCGGCAATCTCGGCTCTATTTTGCGTTCCGCCGCCGCGGCGGGCGCGGACGCCGCCTTTCTCTCAAAAAATTGCGCCTTCGCCTGGTCGCCCAAAACCTTGCGCGCGGCGATGGGGGCGCATTTTCAACTGCGCCTCGCCGAGAATGCCGACCTGGTTGAAGTCGCGAAAAAATTTAGAGGCAAGCTAGTTGCAGCCAAGCCTCACGCAAAGAAGTCTTTATACGAGGTCGATTTGCGCGGGCCGGTCGCCTTTATCATCGGCAACGAGGGAGCGGGTCTATCGGAGCCCTTGTTGAATCTGGCGCACCATCGGGTAAACATTTTCATGCCGGGAAAAATCGAATCGCTTAATGCGGCTGCCGCTGCAGCGGTTTGCCTGTTTGAAAAAGTCCGGCAAGAGCAAGTTAACAGGGTGTTGAA
Proteins encoded in this window:
- a CDS encoding RNA methyltransferase → MKHITSPENALYKSLLKLARSSRERRKTRQALLDGTHLVGAYCASIGAPQTLILSATGLEHEETQSLLRQMPELKPVVLADSLFKQISPVTTPTGILAIIEVLERVVKPQDTRFCVLLEELQDAGNLGSILRSAAAAGADAAFLSKNCAFAWSPKTLRAAMGAHFQLRLAENADLVEVAKKFRGKLVAAKPHAKKSLYEVDLRGPVAFIIGNEGAGLSEPLLNLAHHRVNIFMPGKIESLNAAAAAAVCLFEKVRQEQVNRVLKNSPGAAFDTKNAQMQGARRRS